A stretch of the Chitiniphilus purpureus genome encodes the following:
- a CDS encoding helix-turn-helix domain-containing protein — protein sequence MTIRLKLLRKQSRLTLEALAEQTGLTKSYLSKVERGLSAPSIAVALKLARALRVDVAQLFDEDAQAAPITVVRAAERTSVRVAGQPGKAVYEGIATQVAHKRLLPFMMYPPTDLTTSAFKEHPGEELLFVHQGRVEVVFPDRSIELAVGDVIHFNAQIPHRIRSLGDEAAQVLIVVHDEAPQADADG from the coding sequence ATGACCATCCGCTTGAAATTATTGAGAAAACAGTCGCGCCTGACGCTCGAAGCGCTGGCCGAGCAGACCGGGTTGACCAAGAGCTACCTGTCCAAGGTCGAGCGCGGGTTGAGTGCACCGTCGATTGCGGTGGCGTTGAAACTGGCGCGTGCGTTGCGTGTCGACGTGGCGCAGCTCTTCGACGAGGACGCGCAGGCGGCGCCGATCACTGTGGTGCGCGCTGCCGAGCGCACGTCGGTCCGCGTGGCCGGCCAGCCCGGCAAGGCGGTGTACGAAGGCATCGCCACCCAGGTGGCACACAAGCGATTGCTGCCGTTCATGATGTATCCGCCGACCGATCTGACCACCTCGGCGTTCAAGGAGCATCCGGGGGAGGAGTTGCTGTTCGTGCACCAGGGCCGGGTGGAGGTGGTGTTTCCGGACCGCAGCATCGAGCTCGCCGTGGGCGACGTCATCCACTTCAATGCCCAGATCCCCCACCGCATCCGGTCACTGGGCGACGAGGCGGCGCAGGTGTTGATCGTGGTGCATGACGAGGCGCCGCAGGCGGACGCGGACGGCTAG